The Desulfuromonas versatilis genome has a segment encoding these proteins:
- a CDS encoding aminotransferase class V-fold PLP-dependent enzyme, which produces MAIYLDNAATTWPKPESVYREVDNTLRFGGANPGRGGHQLALAASRLVFDAREAVAELFGVRNEDRVAFTSSATEAINVALFGILRPGDRVVTSSMEHNAVARPLRVLQDRGVQVIKVSADRRGFVDPAAIREACSEKTRMVVLSHCSNVTGTLQPIEAIGPWLRREGILFLVDAAQSAGIFSIDVEAMGIDLLAAPGHKGLLGPQGTGFLYAREGLNPVPLIYGGTGGNSQSDLPPEQMPERLESGTLNTPGLAGLKAGIDFIRKEGIAAIRARETELLEHLLCALRGIPEVELYGPLEPHLHGGAVSFNLAGRDPAEVGFLLDHEHGILCRVGLHCAPDAHRTIGTFPRGTVRVSPGYFNTLDEIEHLVAAVAALAAHPPA; this is translated from the coding sequence ATGGCCATCTACCTCGACAACGCTGCCACAACCTGGCCCAAGCCCGAGAGCGTCTACCGCGAAGTGGATAACACCCTGCGCTTCGGCGGTGCCAATCCCGGGCGTGGCGGGCATCAACTCGCCCTGGCGGCCAGCCGCCTGGTATTCGATGCCAGAGAGGCGGTAGCCGAGTTGTTCGGCGTCCGCAACGAGGACCGGGTGGCCTTCACCTCAAGCGCCACCGAGGCGATCAACGTTGCCCTGTTCGGAATCCTGCGGCCCGGCGACCGGGTGGTGACCTCCAGCATGGAGCACAACGCCGTCGCCCGCCCGCTGCGAGTGCTGCAGGACCGTGGGGTGCAGGTCATCAAGGTTTCCGCCGACCGCCGCGGCTTCGTCGACCCGGCGGCCATCCGGGAGGCCTGTTCGGAAAAGACCCGGATGGTGGTGCTCTCGCACTGCTCCAATGTCACCGGCACCCTGCAACCCATCGAGGCCATCGGACCCTGGCTGCGCCGGGAGGGAATTCTCTTTCTGGTCGACGCCGCCCAGAGCGCCGGGATTTTCTCCATCGACGTCGAGGCCATGGGGATCGACCTGCTCGCCGCGCCGGGGCACAAGGGGTTGCTGGGGCCCCAGGGGACTGGTTTCCTCTATGCCCGCGAAGGCTTGAATCCGGTTCCGCTTATTTACGGCGGTACCGGAGGCAACTCCCAATCCGACCTTCCCCCCGAGCAGATGCCCGAGCGGCTCGAAAGCGGCACCCTCAATACACCCGGCCTGGCCGGCCTCAAGGCTGGAATCGACTTCATCCGCAAGGAGGGGATTGCGGCAATTCGCGCCCGCGAGACGGAATTGCTGGAGCACCTGCTCTGCGCTCTGCGGGGCATCCCCGAGGTGGAACTGTACGGCCCCCTGGAGCCGCACCTGCATGGCGGCGCCGTATCGTTCAACCTCGCCGGACGCGACCCGGCAGAAGTCGGTTTTCTTCTTGATCACGAACATGGTATCCTCTGCAGGGTCGGGCTGCATTGTGCTCCCGACGCCCACCGGACCATCGGCACGTTTCCGCGCGGAACGGTCCGGGTCAGCCCGGGGTATTTCAACACCCTGGACGAAATTGAGCACCTGGTCGCCGCCGTTGCCGCCCTGGCAGCCCATCCGCCGGCCTGA
- the tsaD gene encoding tRNA (adenosine(37)-N6)-threonylcarbamoyltransferase complex transferase subunit TsaD produces MLLLCIESSCDETSAAVVRDGRQILSNVIASQVDVHARYGGVVPELASRKHVEAISVVIGEALERAGVDLNAIQGVAVTRGPGLVGALLVGLSTAKAIAFARDLPLVGLHHIEGHILAALMEQEIAFPYLALAVSGGHTHIYRVDGIGRYQGLGRTLDDASGEAFDKVAKLVGLGYPGGVLIDRLAAQGNPDAIDFPRPLLHQDNFDFSFSGIKTAVLNYVRRQPGPIEGEHLKDLAASFQKAVVEVLCRKTWRAARETGLERVVVAGGVACNSGLRRMMSEMAAENRGQVFFPSPGLCGDNAAMLGVAGEHYLAAGYRAPLDLNAVASWSLDRAGIR; encoded by the coding sequence ATGCTTTTATTGTGTATCGAATCTTCCTGTGACGAAACCTCCGCGGCGGTGGTGCGCGACGGGCGGCAGATCCTCTCCAACGTGATCGCCTCCCAGGTCGACGTGCACGCCCGCTACGGCGGGGTGGTGCCAGAGCTCGCCTCGCGCAAGCACGTCGAGGCAATCTCGGTGGTCATCGGCGAAGCCCTCGAACGGGCCGGGGTGGATCTCAACGCTATCCAGGGGGTTGCCGTGACCCGCGGGCCCGGGCTGGTCGGGGCGCTGCTCGTCGGACTCTCCACCGCCAAGGCTATCGCCTTTGCCCGCGACCTGCCGCTGGTCGGGCTGCACCATATCGAGGGGCACATCCTGGCGGCCCTGATGGAGCAGGAGATCGCCTTCCCCTACCTGGCCCTGGCGGTTTCGGGTGGCCACACCCATATCTACCGGGTCGACGGGATCGGCCGCTACCAGGGTCTCGGCCGCACCCTGGATGACGCTTCGGGGGAGGCTTTCGACAAGGTCGCCAAGCTGGTCGGGTTGGGTTACCCGGGAGGCGTGCTCATCGACCGCTTGGCGGCGCAGGGCAACCCCGACGCCATCGACTTCCCCAGGCCGCTGCTGCACCAGGACAATTTCGATTTCAGTTTCAGCGGCATCAAGACCGCCGTGCTCAATTACGTTCGCAGACAGCCGGGACCGATCGAGGGCGAGCACCTCAAGGACCTGGCCGCCAGCTTCCAGAAGGCGGTGGTCGAGGTTCTGTGCCGCAAGACCTGGCGGGCCGCCCGCGAGACCGGCCTGGAGCGGGTCGTGGTGGCCGGCGGTGTCGCCTGCAACAGCGGGCTGCGCCGGATGATGAGCGAGATGGCCGCGGAGAACCGGGGCCAGGTGTTCTTCCCCTCCCCGGGGCTGTGCGGTGACAATGCCGCCATGCTCGGCGTGGCCGGGGAGCATTACCTGGCCGCCGGCTATCGCGCCCCGCTCGATCTGAACGCCGTGGCCTCCTGGTCCCTGGACCGGGCAGGCATTCGCTAG
- a CDS encoding peptidylprolyl isomerase — protein sequence MVSDDKVAVVNGKIITEFDFHNALQGFAMEMHRKPMEQLSVEELEEIRALAMEKLVARELIYQEALAEGVVAADDAVSAEIDKVIANFPSEEEFYATLAKAGIQPIAYYRMLRQDLTVNLMSEKKLAQVAEPAEAEILETYRRHPEKMKKPGRARACHILVKAPPGDREEALVKIRRIKEQATADNFADLAREHSQCPSAQRGGDLGYFHRGDMVKPFSDAAFSQQVGAVGDIVETPFGVHLIRVLDHEPDSSLSLEEARPSIRRFLKETAGAQLLKQWVEDLRRRADIEILQA from the coding sequence ATGGTGAGTGACGACAAGGTCGCCGTGGTCAACGGCAAGATCATTACGGAATTCGACTTTCACAACGCCCTGCAGGGCTTCGCCATGGAGATGCACCGCAAGCCCATGGAGCAGCTTTCGGTGGAGGAGTTGGAGGAGATTCGCGCCCTCGCCATGGAAAAGCTGGTGGCTCGCGAGCTGATCTACCAGGAGGCCTTGGCTGAAGGGGTGGTGGCCGCCGACGATGCCGTGTCGGCGGAGATCGACAAGGTCATCGCCAATTTCCCCAGCGAGGAGGAGTTTTATGCCACCCTCGCCAAGGCCGGGATCCAGCCCATCGCCTATTACCGGATGCTGCGCCAGGATTTGACGGTGAACCTGATGAGCGAGAAAAAGCTCGCCCAGGTTGCCGAGCCGGCTGAGGCGGAGATCCTGGAAACCTATCGCCGGCACCCGGAGAAAATGAAAAAGCCGGGGCGGGCGAGGGCCTGTCACATCCTGGTCAAGGCCCCGCCGGGCGACCGGGAGGAGGCCCTGGTAAAAATCCGCCGGATCAAGGAGCAGGCAACCGCGGATAATTTCGCCGACCTCGCCAGGGAACACTCCCAGTGCCCCAGTGCCCAGCGGGGTGGAGACCTGGGTTATTTCCACCGCGGCGACATGGTCAAACCCTTCTCCGACGCCGCGTTCTCCCAGCAGGTGGGGGCCGTCGGAGACATCGTCGAGACCCCCTTCGGCGTCCACCTGATCCGGGTTCTCGATCATGAGCCTGACAGCAGCCTGAGCCTCGAGGAAGCCCGCCCGTCGATCCGCCGTTTTCTCAAGGAGACCGCCGGTGCCCAGTTGCTCAAGCAGTGGGTCGAGGACCTCCGCCGCCGCGCCGATATCGAAATCCTGCAGGCCTGA
- a CDS encoding NAD-glutamate dehydrogenase, with translation MKILFEPPGNLISHEDLAKKASEVFALLEGETGGERFACLKSLGEILLACTPFSYLAPPSARQLADWVKEFLLFIESRRDEVAVRLVPFGDKGHTLLLTNCPDVPYLVDSLQAYLARQQVRFQVLSHPIIRVRRTKGELTRLAGLDGEGSKESFIVIELEGVGEEHYAGIEQGVVEIFQSALVVARDHKELSRRLKEMVKLPEMAPFGDFMRWLEADNFLVFSYRRLQVSKARGRGCSVQEVDGSSLGIPSDPAKLDCREQRGLEEFEPFFRQRLLRDSDVVAEEIERTSPVHRDDRLVYLGFREKISAGRWDEHQFLGLFPQKASDELTTAIASLRKRIEKALETLGIPKNCHDYRKTMAILNTFPKLELFFMEAEELAQTVRSFTLLYRQGAVKVVAARSLAVRGLTLLVIMPRAFYSTEYSSRIETYLRRFFKSPSAKSKIIHISTDYLSLHVSVLPGQDEIHLDLDRLERGLTNITRPWILRLRKLLDRAHGDLEGGRLWRKYSQSFSREYRTLVHPRFAIRDIDGIEKVFESGEELFDLWGPFQEQGEYFRLQYYSPQKSFLNELMPLLENLNLWVIDEVDFSISLEGKEIYIKSFAIRPAPEVKRRLYAMRAKLLEALGALRRGEAENDFLNRLLPLTGLSWRDIDVFRGYRNYYFQLGSPYTKRRVAFALINNPQAAKLLFRYFEARFRLDPALADPMQREEQALSPIRQQLIEALAAVKDVNEDNILRTLFNLIDSTVRTNFFLRRERPDYFFSFKISAIGIIDMPAPRPLYEIYVHSADMEGIHLRGGKVARGGLRWSDRPDDFRTEILGLMKTQMTKNALIVPVGSKGGFVVKTPFTTREQGAALSKAAYQTLIRGLLDLTDNRVGEGIVRPTGIVTYDEEDPYLVVAADKGTAHLPDTANAISAEYGFWLDDAFASGGSRGYDHKVLGITARGAWECVKRHFRELDRDIQSQPFTVVGIGDMSGDVFGNGMLLSRQIRLLAAFDHRHIFLDPDPDPEASFRERQRLFDLPRSSWDDYDRKLISEGGGVFPRDAKDIPLSPQVRQWLGIRHQSLDAQGLIRLLLGAEVDLLWNGGIGTYVKASTEKHEDVGDRANDGLRIDAGQLRAKVVGEGGNLGMTQKGRIEFALGGGRLNTDAVDNSAGVDCSDHEVNLKIFMRYLKENKVVEERQERDRLLLEVTEEVCRAVLDNNYGQSLCLSLDQARCAANVEPFLDLSDRLENVGMMDRRGEFLPTGKEIRFRKKQGYTRPELAILMAYSKMQLFQELLESDLPDQPGVQEYLLGYFPGPIRQRFEKLLGEHPLAREITATVITNTIVNQAGSAMLNRLSRQAGTSLIDAAAAYLSFDQVLQGAALRQGLFALDNKIPSRQQYQVLLRLEETLGHLCSWAMAQEMAVRPDPELVKDYAAKVQAFEKKLGGILPEADWQNCKDNAAELEEAGLPASLARQAAALPYLEDFLPVVSLMQQTGADLHSVARIYGEVRQLLAIRDCLRDAEAVQTRDRWDRMAYQAIRDGFQNAGYRLTLAVLQNAEGNPERYFARRRQQLKFYHKLREGLRGVTPVNYNPFTVLINALEGMLP, from the coding sequence ATGAAAATCCTTTTTGAACCGCCGGGAAACCTAATCTCCCACGAGGATCTCGCCAAAAAGGCCAGCGAGGTATTCGCCCTGCTCGAGGGCGAAACCGGGGGCGAGCGCTTTGCATGCCTCAAATCCCTGGGAGAAATCCTGCTCGCCTGCACCCCCTTCTCCTACCTGGCGCCACCCTCCGCCAGACAGCTCGCCGATTGGGTTAAGGAATTTCTCCTGTTCATCGAAAGCAGGCGCGACGAGGTCGCTGTCCGACTCGTCCCCTTCGGTGACAAGGGGCACACCCTGCTGCTGACCAACTGCCCCGATGTCCCCTATCTTGTCGATTCGCTGCAGGCCTATCTCGCCCGGCAGCAGGTGCGGTTCCAGGTCCTGTCCCACCCCATAATCCGAGTGCGCAGAACCAAGGGGGAACTGACCCGGTTGGCCGGCCTGGACGGGGAGGGGAGCAAGGAATCCTTCATCGTCATCGAGCTGGAAGGGGTCGGTGAAGAACATTACGCCGGCATTGAGCAGGGGGTGGTGGAGATTTTTCAGAGCGCCCTGGTCGTTGCCCGGGATCACAAGGAGCTTTCCAGGCGCCTGAAGGAGATGGTGAAGCTGCCGGAAATGGCCCCCTTCGGTGATTTCATGCGCTGGCTGGAGGCGGACAACTTCCTGGTGTTTTCCTACCGGCGCCTGCAGGTCAGCAAAGCCAGGGGACGCGGTTGCTCGGTGCAGGAGGTGGACGGATCGTCCCTCGGGATCCCCTCAGACCCGGCTAAGCTGGATTGCCGGGAACAGCGCGGCCTCGAGGAGTTCGAGCCGTTCTTCAGGCAGCGCCTGTTGCGCGATTCCGACGTGGTCGCCGAGGAGATCGAGCGGACCAGCCCGGTGCACCGCGACGACCGCCTGGTCTACCTGGGCTTCCGGGAGAAAATTTCCGCCGGCAGGTGGGACGAGCACCAGTTTCTCGGCCTCTTTCCGCAGAAGGCCAGTGATGAGCTGACCACCGCCATCGCTTCTTTGCGAAAGCGGATCGAAAAAGCCCTCGAAACCCTGGGGATTCCCAAGAATTGCCATGATTACCGCAAAACCATGGCGATTCTGAACACCTTCCCCAAGTTGGAGCTGTTCTTCATGGAGGCCGAGGAGCTGGCACAGACGGTGCGCTCCTTCACCCTGCTTTACCGCCAGGGGGCGGTCAAGGTGGTCGCCGCCAGGAGCCTGGCTGTGCGGGGGTTGACCCTGCTGGTCATCATGCCCCGGGCTTTTTACTCCACCGAGTACAGCTCGCGCATCGAGACCTATCTGCGCCGCTTTTTCAAATCCCCCTCGGCCAAGTCCAAGATCATTCACATCTCCACGGATTACCTGAGTCTGCATGTTTCGGTGCTCCCCGGCCAGGACGAGATCCACCTCGATCTCGACCGCTTGGAGCGGGGGCTGACCAACATCACCCGGCCCTGGATTCTGCGCCTGCGCAAGCTGCTAGACCGCGCCCACGGCGATCTGGAAGGGGGGCGGCTGTGGCGCAAATACAGCCAGAGTTTTTCCCGGGAGTACCGGACCCTGGTTCACCCGCGCTTCGCCATCCGCGATATCGACGGGATCGAGAAGGTGTTCGAATCGGGCGAGGAGCTCTTCGATCTCTGGGGCCCCTTTCAGGAGCAGGGGGAATATTTCCGCCTTCAGTACTACAGCCCGCAAAAGAGCTTCCTCAACGAGTTGATGCCGCTGCTGGAGAATCTCAACCTCTGGGTCATCGACGAGGTGGACTTCTCCATCAGCCTGGAAGGCAAAGAGATCTATATCAAGAGCTTCGCCATTCGCCCCGCCCCCGAGGTGAAAAGGCGCCTGTACGCCATGCGCGCAAAGCTGCTCGAAGCTCTTGGCGCGCTGCGCCGAGGTGAGGCGGAAAACGATTTTCTCAACCGCCTGCTGCCGCTGACCGGGCTTTCCTGGCGCGACATCGACGTTTTCCGCGGCTACCGCAACTACTATTTTCAGCTCGGCTCGCCCTACACCAAGCGCCGCGTCGCCTTCGCCCTGATCAACAATCCCCAGGCGGCCAAGCTGCTGTTCCGCTATTTCGAGGCCCGCTTCCGCCTCGACCCCGCCCTGGCCGACCCCATGCAGCGCGAGGAGCAGGCCCTCTCGCCGATCCGCCAGCAGTTGATCGAGGCCCTGGCCGCGGTCAAGGACGTCAACGAGGACAACATCCTTCGCACCCTGTTCAATCTCATCGATTCCACGGTGCGCACCAATTTCTTCCTGCGGCGGGAGCGGCCCGACTATTTCTTCTCCTTCAAAATCAGTGCGATCGGCATCATCGACATGCCGGCGCCCCGCCCCCTGTACGAGATCTACGTCCACTCGGCGGACATGGAAGGGATTCACCTGCGCGGCGGCAAGGTGGCGCGGGGGGGGCTTCGCTGGTCGGATCGCCCCGACGACTTCCGCACCGAGATTCTCGGCTTGATGAAGACGCAGATGACCAAGAACGCCCTCATCGTGCCGGTGGGATCGAAGGGCGGGTTTGTGGTCAAGACCCCCTTCACCACCCGGGAGCAGGGGGCCGCCTTGTCCAAGGCGGCTTACCAGACCCTGATCCGAGGGCTGCTCGATCTGACCGACAACCGGGTGGGCGAGGGCATCGTCCGCCCCACCGGGATCGTCACCTACGACGAGGAGGACCCGTACCTGGTGGTGGCGGCGGACAAGGGGACCGCCCATCTGCCCGACACCGCCAACGCCATCAGCGCCGAGTACGGTTTCTGGCTGGATGACGCCTTCGCCAGCGGCGGTTCCCGCGGCTACGACCACAAGGTGCTCGGCATTACCGCCCGCGGCGCCTGGGAGTGCGTCAAGCGGCATTTCCGCGAACTGGACCGGGACATCCAGTCCCAGCCCTTTACCGTGGTCGGCATCGGCGACATGAGCGGGGACGTCTTCGGCAACGGCATGCTTTTATCCAGGCAGATCCGCCTGCTTGCAGCCTTTGACCACCGGCACATCTTCCTTGACCCCGACCCCGATCCGGAAGCCTCTTTCCGGGAGCGCCAACGGCTGTTCGACCTGCCGCGCTCGAGTTGGGACGACTATGACCGCAAGCTGATTTCCGAGGGTGGCGGGGTGTTCCCTCGCGATGCCAAGGACATCCCCCTTTCTCCCCAGGTACGCCAATGGCTGGGGATTCGTCATCAGTCGCTCGACGCCCAGGGGCTGATTCGCCTGCTGCTCGGCGCGGAGGTCGATCTGCTCTGGAACGGCGGCATCGGCACCTACGTCAAGGCCAGCACCGAGAAGCACGAGGATGTCGGCGACCGGGCCAACGACGGACTTCGCATCGACGCCGGCCAGCTGCGGGCCAAGGTGGTGGGCGAGGGGGGCAACCTCGGCATGACCCAGAAAGGGCGGATCGAGTTCGCGCTGGGCGGCGGCCGCCTCAACACCGATGCGGTGGACAACTCGGCCGGGGTCGACTGCAGCGACCACGAGGTCAACCTCAAGATCTTCATGCGCTATTTGAAGGAGAACAAGGTGGTGGAGGAGCGGCAGGAGCGAGACCGCCTGCTGCTGGAGGTCACCGAGGAGGTCTGCCGGGCGGTGCTGGACAACAACTACGGGCAGAGCCTCTGCCTGTCTCTCGACCAGGCACGCTGCGCGGCCAACGTCGAACCTTTCCTCGACCTGTCCGACCGCCTGGAGAACGTCGGCATGATGGATCGGCGCGGCGAGTTCCTGCCCACCGGCAAAGAGATCCGCTTCCGCAAGAAGCAGGGGTACACCCGGCCCGAACTGGCCATCCTCATGGCCTACAGCAAGATGCAGCTGTTTCAGGAGCTTCTCGAAAGCGACCTGCCCGACCAGCCCGGGGTGCAGGAATACCTGCTCGGCTATTTTCCAGGACCGATCCGCCAGCGCTTCGAAAAGCTCCTGGGGGAGCACCCCCTGGCCCGGGAAATCACCGCCACGGTGATCACCAACACGATCGTCAACCAGGCCGGCAGCGCCATGCTCAATCGCCTCTCCAGGCAGGCGGGGACTTCCCTCATCGATGCGGCCGCGGCCTATTTGAGCTTCGACCAGGTGCTCCAGGGGGCTGCCCTGCGACAGGGGCTTTTCGCCCTCGACAACAAGATCCCCTCCCGCCAGCAGTACCAGGTGCTGCTGCGCCTCGAGGAGACCCTGGGCCATCTCTGCAGCTGGGCCATGGCCCAGGAGATGGCGGTCCGGCCCGATCCCGAACTGGTGAAGGACTATGCCGCCAAGGTGCAGGCGTTTGAGAAGAAACTGGGGGGGATCCTCCCCGAGGCCGACTGGCAGAACTGCAAGGACAACGCGGCCGAACTGGAAGAGGCGGGCCTGCCGGCCTCTCTGGCGAGGCAGGCTGCGGCGCTGCCCTATCTCGAGGATTTCCTGCCGGTGGTTTCGTTAATGCAGCAGACCGGTGCCGATCTGCACTCGGTGGCGCGGATCTACGGGGAGGTCAGGCAGCTTTTGGCGATCCGCGACTGCCTGCGCGATGCCGAGGCGGTGCAGACCCGCGACCGTTGGGATCGCATGGCCTACCAGGCGATTCGCGATGGTTTTCAGAACGCCGGCTACCGCCTGACCCTGGCGGTACTCCAGAACGCCGAAGGGAACCCGGAGCGGTATTTCGCCAGGCGCCGGCAGCAGCTTAAGTTCTACCACAAGCTGCGCGAAGGGCTGCGGGGGGTGACCCCCGTCAACTACAACCCCTTCACCGTGCTGATCAACGCCCTGGAGGGGATGCTGCCCTGA
- a CDS encoding DUF2062 domain-containing protein has translation MWRQWGFIRQTKLVFVRFCRLKGAPDEIAKGMALGIFIGMTPTFGFQMAIAIFFAFLLRENRLAAAVGVWITNPFTAPFIYALEYESGRVLLGMPRLNLPEELTFTAFKTLGWEVVTPLCLGSLVYGVICAVLAYALTLRMIPVVKTWRIPRWPRPKRRREE, from the coding sequence ATGTGGCGGCAGTGGGGATTCATCAGGCAGACGAAGCTGGTTTTTGTCCGATTCTGCCGGCTCAAGGGGGCTCCGGACGAAATCGCCAAGGGGATGGCGCTGGGCATTTTCATCGGCATGACCCCGACCTTCGGCTTCCAGATGGCCATCGCCATTTTCTTTGCTTTTCTGCTGCGCGAAAACAGGCTGGCCGCCGCGGTCGGCGTCTGGATCACCAACCCCTTTACCGCCCCTTTCATTTACGCGCTGGAATACGAGTCGGGGCGTGTGTTGCTGGGGATGCCCCGGCTTAACCTGCCCGAGGAGCTTACCTTTACGGCCTTCAAGACCCTGGGCTGGGAGGTGGTGACGCCGCTTTGCCTGGGGAGCCTGGTTTACGGTGTCATCTGCGCCGTGCTTGCCTATGCCTTGACCCTGCGCATGATCCCCGTGGTCAAAACCTGGCGCATTCCGCGCTGGCCCAGACCCAAGAGAAGACGTGAGGAGTGA
- a CDS encoding PhoH family protein, with protein sequence MKKTYILDTNVLLHDPQALFRFEDNDLIIPITVIEEIDGFKKDLNEIGRNARQISRFLDSLRAKSHLVDGVELEKGGLLKVVLYTEQSMKRLPPELRSDRGDNRILAVALQMKEQCDCPVVFVTKDTNLRIKADAVGLTAQDYTSDKVEIDELYTGTCEVLDEKDAVDRFYGQGYIDLPGEYFPNQFVTLAESTNPSHTAIGRYNHASQRLQPLIRPPKDGLWGIHPRNREQQFAFDLLLNDDIQLVTLVGKAGTGKTLLAIAAGLFKSADDGVFSRLLVSRPVFPLGRDLGFLPGDVEEKLSPWMQPIFDNVDLLLSGVDERGKRKRGYRELVDMGILQIEPLTYIRGRSIPKQYMIVDEAQNLTPHEIKTIITRAGEGTKIVLTGDPYQIDNPYVDSSSNGLTYTVEKFKGQEIAGHVTLTKGERSQLAELAANLL encoded by the coding sequence ATGAAAAAAACCTACATCCTCGATACCAATGTTCTGCTGCACGACCCCCAGGCGCTGTTTCGTTTCGAGGACAACGACCTGATTATTCCAATTACGGTCATCGAGGAGATTGACGGCTTTAAAAAAGATCTCAACGAGATCGGCCGCAATGCCCGGCAGATCTCCCGCTTTCTGGATTCTCTGCGGGCCAAATCGCACCTGGTGGACGGGGTGGAACTGGAGAAGGGCGGCCTGCTGAAGGTGGTTCTCTACACCGAGCAGTCCATGAAGCGGCTGCCCCCCGAACTGCGCAGCGACCGGGGCGACAACCGGATCCTCGCCGTGGCCCTGCAGATGAAGGAGCAGTGCGACTGCCCGGTGGTGTTCGTCACCAAGGACACCAACCTGCGCATCAAGGCGGACGCGGTGGGGCTGACTGCGCAGGATTACACCTCGGACAAGGTGGAGATCGACGAGCTCTACACCGGGACCTGTGAGGTCCTGGACGAAAAGGACGCCGTCGATCGTTTCTACGGCCAGGGGTACATCGATCTTCCGGGAGAATATTTCCCCAACCAGTTCGTCACTCTCGCCGAGTCCACCAACCCCTCGCATACGGCCATAGGCCGCTACAACCATGCCAGCCAGAGGCTGCAGCCCCTGATCCGTCCCCCCAAGGATGGGCTCTGGGGCATTCATCCGCGCAACCGCGAGCAGCAGTTCGCCTTCGACCTGTTGCTCAACGACGATATCCAACTGGTCACCCTGGTCGGCAAGGCCGGCACCGGCAAGACCCTGCTCGCCATCGCCGCCGGGCTGTTCAAGTCGGCCGACGACGGGGTGTTCAGCCGCCTGCTGGTTTCCAGGCCGGTCTTCCCCCTGGGGCGGGACCTCGGCTTCCTGCCCGGCGACGTGGAGGAGAAGCTCTCGCCCTGGATGCAGCCGATCTTCGACAACGTCGATCTGCTGCTCAGCGGGGTGGACGAGCGCGGCAAGCGCAAGCGCGGCTACCGGGAACTGGTCGACATGGGGATCCTGCAGATCGAGCCGCTCACCTACATCCGCGGCCGCTCCATCCCCAAGCAGTACATGATCGTCGACGAGGCCCAGAACCTGACGCCCCACGAGATCAAGACCATCATCACCCGGGCCGGGGAGGGGACCAAGATCGTACTGACCGGCGACCCCTACCAGATCGACAACCCCTACGTCGACTCCTCCAGCAACGGGCTGACCTACACCGTGGAAAAGTTCAAGGGCCAGGAAATCGCCGGGCATGTGACCCTGACCAAAGGCGAGCGCTCGCAGCTGGCCGAACTGGCGGCGAATTTACTGTAA
- the rsmA gene encoding 16S rRNA (adenine(1518)-N(6)/adenine(1519)-N(6))-dimethyltransferase RsmA: MHRPKKRFGQNFLRDPNIVRKIIAAAGLEPGDRVVEIGPGLGALTEHLLEAAGRVHVLEIDRDLARQWAERPEPNLVVHEGDALRLDWAVLFDHPPYKMVANLPYNISSQILFKVLEHRERFSRLILMFQKEVGDRLCASPGGKDYGILSVLFQLWFDIKKVTPVPPGAFFPPPKVHSSVLRFEPLEAPRVPVADHRFFARVVKGAFSQRRKTLRNALVGSGFGFEGLDEALQVAGIDPGRRGETLDLAEFARLAKVLMEANPGSRPEDQGDNGE, translated from the coding sequence ATGCATCGTCCCAAAAAACGCTTCGGCCAGAATTTTCTGCGCGATCCCAATATCGTTCGCAAAATCATCGCGGCTGCCGGACTTGAGCCCGGGGACCGGGTTGTCGAGATCGGCCCGGGGCTCGGCGCGCTTACCGAACACCTGCTGGAGGCGGCCGGTCGGGTCCACGTGCTCGAGATCGACCGGGACCTGGCTCGCCAGTGGGCCGAGCGCCCCGAGCCCAACCTGGTGGTGCACGAGGGCGATGCCCTGCGACTCGACTGGGCGGTGCTTTTCGACCATCCGCCCTACAAGATGGTCGCCAACCTGCCTTACAACATCTCCAGCCAGATCCTGTTCAAGGTTCTGGAGCACCGCGAGCGTTTCAGCAGGCTGATCCTGATGTTCCAGAAGGAGGTCGGCGACCGGCTCTGCGCCTCGCCGGGGGGGAAGGACTACGGCATCCTCTCGGTGCTTTTTCAACTCTGGTTCGACATCAAGAAGGTAACGCCCGTGCCTCCCGGGGCGTTTTTTCCGCCACCCAAAGTACACTCGTCGGTGCTTCGCTTCGAGCCCCTGGAAGCGCCCAGGGTGCCGGTTGCCGATCATCGGTTCTTCGCCCGGGTGGTCAAGGGAGCTTTCTCGCAACGCCGCAAAACCCTGCGCAACGCCCTGGTCGGTTCGGGATTCGGGTTCGAAGGTTTGGATGAGGCCCTGCAGGTGGCGGGCATAGATCCCGGCCGCCGTGGCGAAACCCTGGACCTGGCCGAGTTCGCGCGCCTGGCGAAGGTGCTGATGGAAGCCAATCCGGGCAGCAGGCCGGAGGATCAAGGAGATAATGGTGAGTGA